From Verrucomicrobia bacterium S94, the proteins below share one genomic window:
- a CDS encoding carbohydrate-binding protein, translating into MKIRNRLRTAFTLAVCTTATFAAEYHVSVKGNDANAGSMSKPFRTISKGAEAAMPGDTIIVHDGIYREEINPPRGGTSDKKRIVYRAAEGEKVIIKGSEIARGWTHVEGDVWKWVCKNPDSFFGSHNPFRTQICGDWYMHCGRLTHTAQVYLNGSPLTEAANLDEVMKGAGSKPLWFTNDNRRPEDHAGSSVDLLDITFNGKGAGCISAASFSDSQGVRTKTRKGQTFIQQAKSGSWVTFENVNMGKDTTQVTFSGLSDTMGLQVEIRLDGPEGKLLGICPVGYTGDTWELKWKTFSAGLKRVSGIQTLCLVFKDLPAPEPNAKELIIWAQFKDVNPNEELVEINARETVFYPRKPGINYITVSGFTMEHASPNWAPPTAEQVGLIGTHWSKGWIIENNTIRHSSCTGVTLGKYGDEYDNTSADSAEGYVATIERAAANGWTKENIGSHIVRNNTIHSCGAAGICGSLGAIFSEISGNHIYDINIDKPWSGYEMAGIKFHAPIDMLIKDNCIHRTSRGIWLDWMTQGTRITGNLLYDNGRQDLYMEVNHGPYIVDNNIFATENPWSTLKDRSQGGAYVHNLFLNIIDAKPDGRQTPYHEAHSTKILGLSKIYGGDSRFYNNLIGGRGLVDYNRMEQPCTAQGNVYLAGAEPLADEKDPVIVSEDEAEWSLFTADDAVLLKVKLPARVHDENRTFVTTALLGKTEVSGAWFEHPDGTPLTINTDYFGNKRVSENPGAGPVPMQGSCEMTFRVWPKNKAR; encoded by the coding sequence ATGAAAATAAGAAACAGACTTAGAACCGCCTTCACCCTTGCTGTTTGCACAACGGCGACCTTTGCTGCGGAATACCACGTCTCTGTAAAAGGGAATGACGCCAACGCCGGATCAATGAGCAAACCTTTCAGAACGATCTCTAAGGGGGCCGAAGCGGCGATGCCGGGAGATACGATTATTGTCCATGATGGCATCTATCGAGAAGAGATTAATCCTCCGCGCGGAGGAACATCAGATAAAAAGCGTATTGTTTATCGTGCAGCAGAAGGTGAAAAGGTGATCATCAAAGGGTCTGAGATTGCCAGGGGGTGGACGCATGTGGAAGGCGATGTCTGGAAATGGGTCTGCAAGAATCCGGATTCCTTTTTTGGCTCCCACAACCCCTTCCGCACGCAGATCTGTGGCGATTGGTACATGCATTGCGGGCGATTGACGCATACGGCTCAAGTGTATCTGAACGGAAGTCCGCTCACTGAAGCCGCAAACCTGGATGAGGTCATGAAAGGAGCAGGCAGCAAGCCGCTCTGGTTCACCAACGACAACCGTCGGCCTGAAGATCATGCAGGGTCATCGGTAGATCTATTGGATATCACCTTTAACGGTAAAGGGGCCGGCTGCATTTCAGCGGCTTCATTTAGCGATTCGCAAGGTGTGAGAACGAAAACCCGGAAAGGGCAGACGTTCATCCAGCAGGCCAAAAGCGGAAGCTGGGTTACTTTTGAAAACGTTAATATGGGAAAAGATACCACGCAGGTTACGTTCAGCGGCTTATCGGACACCATGGGACTTCAGGTTGAAATCCGGCTCGACGGACCGGAAGGGAAACTGCTGGGCATATGCCCTGTAGGCTACACCGGCGATACGTGGGAGCTCAAATGGAAGACGTTCTCCGCCGGCCTTAAACGTGTGAGCGGAATACAGACGCTCTGTCTGGTATTTAAAGATCTTCCCGCACCGGAACCCAATGCGAAAGAACTCATTATCTGGGCGCAGTTTAAGGATGTGAACCCTAACGAGGAGCTCGTGGAAATCAACGCCCGTGAAACTGTTTTTTATCCCCGGAAGCCCGGCATCAACTATATTACCGTTTCGGGATTCACGATGGAACATGCAAGTCCCAACTGGGCTCCGCCGACCGCGGAGCAGGTCGGTCTCATTGGAACCCATTGGAGCAAAGGCTGGATTATTGAAAACAACACGATCCGCCATTCGTCATGTACCGGTGTGACACTGGGGAAATACGGGGATGAGTATGACAACACCTCGGCGGATAGCGCTGAGGGATATGTTGCAACGATTGAACGCGCTGCTGCAAACGGTTGGACGAAAGAAAATATTGGGTCGCATATTGTGCGCAATAACACGATCCATAGCTGCGGAGCTGCAGGCATCTGCGGCAGCCTTGGAGCCATCTTCAGCGAGATCTCAGGAAATCATATCTACGACATCAATATCGATAAACCATGGTCCGGATATGAAATGGCCGGTATTAAATTTCATGCCCCCATTGACATGCTGATTAAGGATAATTGCATCCACCGGACCTCGCGAGGCATCTGGCTCGATTGGATGACGCAGGGGACACGGATCACAGGAAATCTTCTCTATGATAACGGACGTCAGGACCTTTACATGGAGGTAAATCACGGTCCCTATATCGTGGACAACAATATCTTCGCAACAGAAAATCCGTGGAGCACGCTTAAGGACCGGTCGCAAGGCGGGGCATATGTACATAACCTATTTCTCAATATCATCGACGCAAAACCGGACGGTCGGCAAACGCCCTATCATGAAGCGCATTCCACCAAAATACTTGGCTTAAGCAAAATTTATGGAGGCGACAGCCGTTTTTACAACAACCTGATCGGGGGTAGAGGTCTTGTTGATTACAACCGAATGGAGCAGCCGTGCACTGCGCAGGGCAATGTCTATCTTGCCGGTGCAGAACCTCTGGCAGACGAAAAGGATCCAGTGATTGTATCCGAAGACGAAGCCGAATGGAGTCTTTTTACAGCGGATGATGCGGTTTTGCTGAAGGTAAAACTTCCGGCGAGGGTGCATGATGAGAACAGGACGTTCGTCACGACAGCGCTATTGGGAAAAACGGAGGTGTCCGGGGCATGGTTTGAGCATCCGGACGGCACTCCGCTGACCATCAATACCGACTATTTCGGGAATAAAAGGGTGTCTGAAAATCCCGGTGCAGGGCCGGTTCCCATGCAGGGATCCTGTGAAATGACCTTCCGGGTTTGGCCGAAAAACAAGGCGCGTTAG
- a CDS encoding VOC family protein, with the protein MKIEHFAYQVEDATAVANWYSEQLGFSVRRGSEKPFPVYFLADASGDVMIEIYSNPAVQTPDYASMDPLILHMAFVCDDIPETIQRLEAAGATRVSGPDETPAGDVLAMLRDPWGLAIQLCHRAVSMIQV; encoded by the coding sequence GTGAAAATTGAACATTTTGCCTATCAGGTGGAAGATGCCACTGCTGTTGCAAACTGGTATAGCGAACAGCTGGGATTTTCGGTGAGACGCGGGTCGGAAAAACCGTTCCCGGTGTATTTTCTGGCCGATGCTTCCGGTGATGTTATGATTGAAATCTACAGTAATCCGGCGGTTCAGACTCCGGATTATGCCTCAATGGATCCGTTGATTCTGCACATGGCGTTTGTCTGTGATGATATTCCTGAAACCATTCAGCGGCTGGAAGCGGCGGGGGCCACGCGGGTTTCCGGCCCTGACGAAACCCCGGCGGGTGATGTGCTGGCCATGCTGCGCGATCCGTGGGGACTGGCGATTCAGTTGTGCCATCGGGCTGTGTCCATGATTCAGGTTTAG
- a CDS encoding AraC family transcriptional regulator: MGLLFGVGIPSLLVAAAVQSGMNRSKALYVWPYAVGAVISLAYIAFADAGMQELVVTKEMLAWLPFRITVRAAHKVQIAGAVIMLVLPCGALLLRELKNQRNPNLLAFLAGAFLFGIFFVVGTVRPKSYGIYYVGSIFSGLCWSWAVFRDIRDMKGRMTLLKEELQFQIQSGRGERNSEIERLLGNLEELSQGNLGVYKMRIREILSMLTDATIEAGGDAEVLVQRNAERSSAIETSMDPDAIREMVRAEAVELSTLIAEIPEQKSTKLVEQAVAYLKNRFSEDVSVDKMAESLGISRSHLMREFKKGTGKTINQYLTALRIGQAGKLLATASVTDTAFAVGYNNSNYFSTVFKKQTGLSPLEFQKTLKKRSAGSEL; the protein is encoded by the coding sequence ATGGGGCTGTTGTTTGGTGTTGGAATTCCATCGTTGCTGGTTGCCGCGGCGGTTCAGTCGGGGATGAACCGGTCGAAGGCGTTGTATGTCTGGCCCTATGCCGTCGGTGCTGTGATTTCCCTGGCTTATATTGCTTTTGCCGATGCGGGGATGCAGGAGTTGGTGGTTACAAAAGAAATGCTGGCGTGGCTTCCGTTCCGGATTACAGTCCGTGCTGCACATAAAGTTCAGATTGCCGGTGCGGTGATTATGCTGGTTCTGCCTTGCGGGGCGCTTCTTCTCAGAGAGCTTAAAAATCAGCGTAATCCTAATCTTCTGGCCTTCCTGGCGGGGGCTTTTCTTTTCGGTATCTTTTTTGTGGTGGGAACGGTGCGCCCGAAAAGCTACGGGATTTATTATGTCGGGTCGATTTTCAGCGGGTTGTGCTGGAGCTGGGCGGTTTTCCGGGATATCCGAGATATGAAGGGCCGAATGACGCTTCTGAAGGAAGAGCTGCAGTTTCAGATTCAGTCCGGGCGGGGAGAGCGGAATTCGGAAATTGAGCGTTTGCTGGGAAATCTTGAGGAACTTTCGCAGGGAAATCTGGGGGTCTATAAAATGCGCATTCGCGAAATCCTCAGTATGTTGACCGATGCCACGATAGAAGCTGGCGGGGATGCGGAGGTTTTGGTTCAGCGGAATGCCGAACGCAGTAGTGCGATTGAAACGAGTATGGATCCGGATGCAATCCGTGAAATGGTTCGTGCGGAGGCGGTGGAGCTTTCGACGCTGATTGCTGAAATTCCGGAGCAGAAGAGCACCAAGCTCGTCGAACAGGCTGTGGCGTATCTGAAAAACCGCTTCAGCGAAGATGTGAGCGTGGATAAAATGGCAGAGTCACTGGGCATCAGTCGTTCGCACCTTATGCGCGAGTTCAAAAAAGGGACCGGGAAAACGATCAACCAATATCTGACCGCATTGCGGATCGGGCAGGCCGGAAAGCTGTTGGCGACCGCTTCGGTGACCGATACCGCCTTTGCGGTGGGCTATAATAATTCCAACTATTTCAGCACCGTTTTCAAGAAGCAGACCGGGCTCAGTCCGCTTGAATTCCAGAAAACGCTCAAAAAAAGATCTGCCGGATCTGAGCTTTAA